A single window of Malus sylvestris chromosome 5, drMalSylv7.2, whole genome shotgun sequence DNA harbors:
- the LOC126624671 gene encoding polyprenol reductase 2-like, translating to MEVGVVGLLRTAWVAATMPILVAAVPCCWLASFHGSVLGFAKRGKIMQSSSQKFTVPQKFFCHFYVVAVAWTTLLLVATSMYAYKTVPLVSESLLYPSIASHFTGGLHIVSLNKVHSVPVSYRYSIWRSVFLLLLMEVQVLRRLFETIYVFNYSSSARMHIFGYLTGLFFYTAAPLSLCCNNVLEVYKFSISGVAEFIVKGKSSMREVEFDWLQFVNSLLKLGWLQWIGAAIFFWGWIHQRRCHAILGSLRDHSEQNDEYVIPHGDWFEIVSSPHYLAEMVIYAGLVVASGGTDLTIWLLFGFVVSNLVLAAAETHRWYLEKFESYPKKRLAIIPFVY from the exons ATGGAGGTGGGTGTTGTTGGGTTGCTTAGAACGGCATGGGTTGCAGCGACTATGCCCATACTCGTAGCCGCCGTACCTTGTTGTTGGCTGGCCTCGTTTCATGGATCTGTTCTGGGGTTTGCCAAGAGAGGGAAGATCATGCAGTCGTCATCTCAG AAGTTCACAGTTCCTCAAAAGTTCTTCTGCCATTTCTATGTGGTGGCTGTAGCGTGGACAACGCTATTGCTCGTTGCAACTTCGATGTATGCGTATAAAACGGTGCCATTGGTTTCAGAATCGTTGCTTTACCCTTCAATCGCCAGCCACTTCACTGGAGGTTTACATATCGTTTCATTGAACAAGGTTCATTCGGTTCCTGTCAGTTATAGATATAGCATTTGGCGTTCGGTCTTTCTGCTTTTATTGATGGAAGTTCAAGTCTTGAGGCGCCTCTTTGAGACAATATATGTGTTCAACTATAGCTCCTCCGCGCGGATGCACATTTTCGGATATCTGACTGGCCTCTT CTTCTACACAGCAGCACCACTGTCACTTTGCTGCAATAATGTTCTGGAGGTCTATAAATTTTCAATAAGTGGAGTGGCTGAGTTCATTGTCAAAGGCAAGAGCAGCATGCGAGAAGTGGAATTTGATTGGTTACAATTTGTGAACTCTCTTTTGAAGCTTGGTTGGCTCCAGTGGATTGGTGCAGCTATATTTTTTTGGGGTTGGATCCATCAGCGCCGATGTCATGCAATTCTT GGCTCATTACGAGATCACAGTGaacaaaatgatgaatatgtgattccTCATGGTGATTGGTTTGAAATTGTTTCATCTCCACACTATCTGGCTGAGATG GTTATATATGCTGGCCTTGTGGTCGCTAGTGGAGGAACAGATCTCACAATCTGGTTACTTTTTGGATTTGTG GTGTCCAACTTAGTATTGGCAGCAGCGGAAACGCATAGGTGGTACCTCGAGAAATTTGAAAGCTATCCCAAGAAACGGCTCGCCATTATTCCATTTGTATACTGA
- the LOC126624672 gene encoding NADP-dependent D-sorbitol-6-phosphate dehydrogenase-like isoform X3 — protein MSTVTLSSGYEMPVIGLGLWRLEKNELRDVILNAIKLGYRHFDCAAHYKSEADVGEVFAEAFKIGLVKREELFISTKIWNSDHGYEVEACKNSLKKLQLDYLDLYLVHYPLPTKHNAIGQTASLMGKDKVLDIDVTISLQQTWEGMEKTVSLGLVRSIGLSNYDLFLTRDCLAYSKIKPAASQFETHPYFQRDSLVKFCLKHGVLPTAHTPLGGAAANKDMFGSISPLDDPVLNDVARKYGKSVAQICLRWGVQRKTAVIPKSSKIQRLKENLEVLEFQLSHEDMEVINTIDRKCRASLPSKSWGLDVYA, from the exons ATGTCCACCGTTACACTCAGCAGTGGCTACGAGATGCCCGTCATCGGCCTCGGCCTTTGGCGTCTGGAGAAGAACGAGCTCAGAGACGTCATCTTAAATGCTATTAAGCTTGGCTATCGCCATTTTGACTGTGCTG CTCATTACAAGAGTGAAGCAGACGTTGGGGAAGTATTTGCAGAAGCATTTAAGATTGGACTTGTCAAGAGGGAAGAACTTTTCATTAGCACCAAG ATTTGGAATTCAGACCATGGGTATGAGGTTGAGGCCTGTAAAAACAGCCTCAAGAAGCTTCAGCTAGATTATCTGGATCTCTACCTAGTTCACTACCCATTGCCCACGAAGCATAATG CCATTGGTCAAACTGCCAGTCTTATGGGCAAGGACAAGGTGCTGGACATAGATGTAACAATTTCCCTTCAACAAACCTGGGAGGGGATGGAAAAGACTGTCTCTTTGGGCTTAGTTCGTAGCATTGGTCTCAG CAACTACGACCTCTTTCTAACCAGAGATTGCTTGGCTTACTCCAAAATAAAGCCTGCAGCGAGCCAATTTGAAACTCACCCCTACTTCCAGCGCGACTCTCTCGTCAAATTCTGCTTGAAACACGGTGTTCTTCCCACAGCTCACACCCCTCTAGGAGGTGCTGCGGCCAACAAGGATATGTTTGGTTCAATTTCACCTTTGGATGATCCAGTTCTCAAT GATGTGGCTAGGAAGTACGGGAAGAGTGTGGCACAAATCTGTCTGAGGTGGGGAGTTCAAAGGAAAACAGCAGTGATTCCAAAGTCATCGAAAATTCAGAGATTGAAAGAGAATTTGGAGGTTCTTGAATTCCAGCTGAGTCATGAAGACATGGAGGTCATAAACACTATAGACAGGAAATGTCGTGCCAGTCTACCTTCCAAGAGTTGGGGCTTAGATGTGTACGCATAA